A genome region from Hevea brasiliensis isolate MT/VB/25A 57/8 chromosome 7, ASM3005281v1, whole genome shotgun sequence includes the following:
- the LOC131181327 gene encoding receptor-like protein 34 — MMMRALLCCNSKKALSSLIVVIQRLNLGNLSKKKELYKRSFKDLVQHLPNLKVLHLSSMNISSRVPELVTKFSHLESLRLNDCGLQGEFPVGIFQLPNLKMLDLNHNRDLKGFLPPLQSKSPPKSLMLSQTNFVGELPSSFLVLEVWPPVLVGGKAYKEVLVSCVFFYLLSNTNTNASIPIFRVLGLAFCNLIEFPKFLHNQDQLLFLDLSSTNIQGKIPSWTCSISKYSLDYLNLSHNLLTGFENDPAVFQWAQIRILDLRSTRFHGSLPLPPSSTSSCLISHDKLVGEVSALLCKSSSLETLDLSFNNLIGSLPHRLGNFSDSLSLLDLRRNRFNGSIPSTWRTGCKLKMISIGYNQLQGRLPRSLDKCSSLELIDFGNSHIIGSFPSWLRNPEDVRIPILRSNGFYGMIGKTQTKGFSNLRIIDLSYNSFTGKLPSTYFEIWDTMKVINASHMKYMGDSMRPNWYYPFTYYGQYDYSMIMYNKGLELEYRKIPYILNAIDFSYNKFEGEIPDIIGNLQGLYLLYLSNNFLNGHIPSSLANLKTLECLDLSRNMLLGKLPPELTTLTSVSSFNVSYNQLEGPIPRGNQFDTFESNQHEGNRGLCGVPLKKKCENFEASPRERSNIVEDDDAGCIFNENFWKWMIVLMGYGSRLIFGLAAGNLTQLKAIEIAASYTSLSIEIGYFGSSMERPKSFMTNSLTMMPSSSENPILMASVTANYTRRNNQSKDFSNHQIHGNSNKKQNKKWLFSYRSRGNQNRSYRPRNGYSHSNNQIQCQLCDRYGHSAKTSFKGKPGSNSNLMANVSTASSMNNSRQWLMDSAASHRVTSELGNLAIHSDYEVQMKY; from the exons ATGATGATGAGAGCTCTGCTTTGTTGCAATTCAAAGAAAGCTTTATCATCCTTGATTGTTGTTATCCAGAGGTTGAATCTTGGAAACTTGTCAAAGAAGAAAGAG CTCTACAAGCGTAGTTTCAAAGATCTAGTTCAACACTTACCTAATTTGAAAGTACTACACCTCTCATccatgaacatttcttcaagggTACCTGAACTCGTgacaaaattttcacatttagagTCTCTCCGTCTCAATGATTGTGGATTGCAAGGTGAATTCCCAGTTGGCATTTTTCAGCTTCCAAACCTAAAGATGCTTGATCTAAACCACAACCGAGATCTCAAAGGTTTTTTGCCCCCTTTACAATCAAAGAGTCCCCCTAAATCATTGATGCTTTCTCAAACGAATTTTGTTGGAGAGTTACCTTCCTC CTTTTTGGTTTTAGAAGTATGGCCGCCTGTTTTAGTAGGTGGAAAAGCTTATAAAGAAG TTTTAGTTTCTTGTGTTTTTTTTTATCTTCTTTCAAATACCAACACAAATGCTAGCATTCCAATTTTCCGAGTGCTAGGATTAGCCTTCTGCAATCTAATTGAGTTTCCCAAATTCTTGCACAACCAAGATCAGTTGCTTTTTCTAGACCTCTCTTCCACCAACATACAGGGCAAAATTCCTTCATGGACGTGTAGCATAAGTAAATATTCCTTGGACTATTTGAACCTTTCTCATAACCTTTTAACTGGTTTTGAAAATGATCCAGCTGTTTTTCAATGGGCTCAAATACGCATATTAGACCTCAGGTCTACTAGGTTCCATGGATCTCTCCCACTTCCTCCATCATCTACCTCTTCCTGCCTAATTTCACACGAcaaattggtaggtgaagtttcaGCATTGCTATGCAAATCAAGTTCTCTTGAAACTCTGGATTTATCCTTCAACAATTTGATTGGCAGTCTTCCCCATCGTTTGGGCAATTTTAGTGATTCCCTATCATTGTTGGATCTAAGAAGAAACCGCTTCAATGGAAGTATTCCTTCAACATGGAGAACTGGAtgcaaattgaaaatgattagcatCGGTTATAATCAATTACAAGGGCGACTACCAAGATCTTTAGACAAGTGTTCATCGTTAGAATTGATTGATTTTGGTAACAGCCATATAATTGGTAGCTTTCCTTCTTGGTTAAGAAATCCTGAAGACGTGAGAATTCCCATTCTACGATCCAACGGTTTTTATGGTATGATAGGCAAAACACAAACCAAAGGATTCTCAAACCTTCGAATCATTGACTTATCTTATAATAGTTTTACTGGAAAGTTGCCATCAACATACTTTGAGATATGGGATACCATGAAAGTCATAAATGCAAGCCACATGAAATATATGGGAGATAGCATGAGGCCAAACTGGTATTATCCCTTTACATATTATGGCCAATATGATTACTCAATGATTATGTATAACAAAGGATTGGAATTGGAATATAGAAAGATCCCATACATTTTAAATGCCATTGATTTCTCTTACAACAAATTTGAAGGGGAGATACCAGATATCATTGGGAATCTTCAAGGGCTTTATTTGCTTTACCTTTCCAACAACTTTTTGAATGGTCATATACCATCATCTTTAGCAAATTTGAAAACATTAGAATGCTTGGACTTGTCAAGGAACATGCTCTTAGGAAAGTTACCTCCTGAGCTAACTACGCTCACGTCCGTTTCTTCTTTtaatgtttcttataatcaactTGAAGGACCCATTCCACGAGGGAACCAATTTGATACTTTTGAGAGCAATCAACATGAGGGAAATAGGGGCTTATGTGGAGTTCCATTGAAgaagaaatgtgaaaattttgaGGCATCACCACGAGAGCGTTCAAATATTGTGGAAGATGATGACGCAGGTTGTATATTTAATGAGAACTTTTGGAAGTGGATGATAGTTTTGATGGGTTATGGAAGTAGACTCATATTTGGTTTG GCAGCAGGAAATTTGACACAGCTGAAAGCCATAGAGATTGCAGCTTCATACACTTCCTTGTCTATTGAGATAGGATATTTTGGGAGCTCTATGGAACGACCGAAG AGCTTCATGACAAACTCACTGACTATGATGCCTTCCTCGAGCGAAAATCCTATACTGATGGCCTCAGTCACAGCCAATTATACTCGACGCAATAATCAGTCAAAAGATTTCTCTAATCATCAAATCCATGGTAACAGCAacaaaaagcaaaataaaaaatGGTTATTCTCATATCGCTCACGTGGGAATCAGAATCGCTCATATCGACCTCGAAATGGTTATTCTCATTCCAATAATCAGATTCAATGCCAACTTTGTGATCGTTACGGCCATTCTGCTAAAACTAGTTTCAAGGGAAAACCAGGCtccaattcaaatcttatggccaATGTGTCCACTGCATCATCCATGAACAATTCACGGCAGTGGTTGATGGACTCGGCTGCCTCCCATCGTGTCACAAGCGAGCTAGGCAATCTTGCTATTCATTCAGATTATGAAGTCCAGATGAAATATTAA